From a region of the Buchnera aphidicola str. Ak (Acyrthosiphon kondoi) genome:
- the prfA gene encoding peptide chain release factor 1 → MNNSILKKLKSLRNRYQEIELMLTQKNIIANRDQLKNLSKEYLKLSKIIKYFIEWEKLEIDIKNIHIMLNDVEMQDIAEEELYICNKKQKILEEKINRLLLPEDPNDKHSCFIEIRSATGGDESSIFAGELFRMYTRYAENCLWKVEIMSSSESEKGGFKEIIAKITGKGACGRLKFESGGHRVQRVPETESQGRIHTSTCTVAVMPVTPKAEKEVINFADLKIDTFRSSGAGGQHVNTTDSAIRITHIPTGNVVECQDERSQHKNKAKALSILSARIYAATLEKKHQENSSMRKILLGTGERSDRNRTYNFPQNRITDHRINLTIYKLDEVLQGRLNLLIDPITQEYQADMLSSLSRLEL, encoded by the coding sequence ATGAATAATTCTATTTTAAAAAAATTAAAATCTTTACGAAATCGTTATCAAGAAATTGAACTTATGCTTACTCAGAAAAATATTATTGCAAATCGTGATCAATTAAAAAATTTATCTAAAGAATATTTAAAACTTTCTAAAATTATAAAATATTTTATTGAATGGGAAAAATTAGAGATTGATATTAAAAATATTCATATTATGTTAAATGATGTAGAAATGCAGGATATTGCTGAGGAAGAATTATATATTTGTAACAAAAAACAGAAAATTTTAGAAGAAAAAATAAATCGATTATTATTACCTGAAGATCCGAATGATAAACATAGTTGTTTTATTGAAATTAGATCAGCTACAGGAGGCGACGAATCTTCTATTTTTGCTGGCGAATTATTTAGAATGTATACTCGATATGCTGAAAATTGTTTATGGAAAGTAGAAATAATGAGCAGTAGTGAGAGTGAAAAAGGAGGATTTAAAGAAATAATTGCAAAAATTACAGGAAAAGGTGCATGTGGTCGTTTAAAATTCGAATCAGGTGGTCATCGTGTACAAAGAGTACCAGAAACAGAATCACAGGGAAGAATTCACACATCTACTTGTACTGTTGCTGTTATGCCTGTAACTCCTAAAGCTGAAAAAGAAGTAATTAATTTTGCCGATTTAAAAATTGATACTTTTCGTTCTTCTGGTGCAGGAGGACAACACGTCAACACTACTGATTCTGCTATTAGAATTACTCATATTCCTACTGGTAACGTAGTGGAATGTCAAGATGAGCGTTCACAACATAAGAATAAAGCAAAAGCTTTATCGATCTTATCAGCACGTATCTATGCTGCTACATTAGAAAAAAAACATCAAGAAAACTCTTCTATGAGAAAAATTTTATTAGGAACTGGTGAAAGATCAGATAGAAACAGAACCTATAATTTTCCTCAAAATAGAATTACAGATCATAGAATTAATCTTACTATTTATAAATTAGATGAAGTATTACAAGGCAGATTGAATCTACTCATTGATCCGATAACTCAAGAATATCAAGCAGATATGCTTTCTTCTTTATCTAGATTAGAACTATGA
- the prmC gene encoding peptide chain release factor N(5)-glutamine methyltransferase, with protein sequence MNIKRWIKKSINKLSYVDNPKYEAEFLLSYVSKKTRSFIISSDYIELTRKQYKYLNYLVYRRSLGEPIAYIIKEKEFWSLSLSVSYDTLIPRPDTEILVEQVLSKIEGNSTCILDLGTGCGAISLALASVCNDWNIIGVDKSEKAIAIAQINAVKLNFKNVSFFYSDWFSNINQQFNIIVSNPPYISKKEIRFFKKDIFFEPFDALISDSHGLSDIENIIKQAKNYLLYGGWLLIEHGWQQKLKVQYLFKKYHFFAIESYQDYGGNDRVTIGKKI encoded by the coding sequence ATGAATATTAAAAGATGGATAAAAAAATCTATTAATAAATTATCTTATGTAGATAATCCTAAATATGAAGCTGAATTTTTACTCAGTTATGTTTCAAAAAAAACACGTAGTTTTATCATAAGTTCTGATTATATTGAATTGACTCGCAAACAATATAAATACTTAAATTATTTAGTTTATCGTAGATCTTTAGGAGAGCCTATCGCTTATATAATCAAAGAAAAAGAATTTTGGTCTTTGTCTTTATCTGTTTCATATGATACTCTTATTCCAAGACCTGATACAGAAATCTTAGTAGAACAAGTGTTATCTAAAATTGAAGGAAATTCTACTTGTATTCTTGATTTAGGTACTGGATGCGGAGCTATTTCTTTGGCTCTAGCAAGCGTTTGTAATGATTGGAACATTATTGGTGTTGATAAATCAGAAAAAGCTATTGCAATAGCTCAAATTAACGCAGTTAAATTAAATTTTAAAAATGTTTCTTTCTTTTATAGTGATTGGTTTTCAAATATAAACCAACAATTTAATATTATTGTGAGTAATCCACCGTATATTAGTAAAAAGGAAATTAGATTTTTTAAAAAAGATATTTTTTTTGAACCATTTGATGCTCTTATATCTGACAGTCATGGACTATCAGACATTGAAAACATAATCAAACAAGCTAAAAATTATTTATTGTATGGAGGTTGGTTGTTAATAGAACATGGATGGCAACAAAAACTAAAAGTTCAATATTTGTTTAAAAAATATCATTTTTTTGCAATAGAATCTTATCAAGATTATGGAGGAAATGATCGTGTGACCATTGGAAAAAAAATATAA
- the sirB1 gene encoding invasion regulator SirB1: MKSLSNIDFSKLSLFESIIVASQAIREDFPSNCVLSELNNKIKEAESYVSSEIEPNRKLEKLLELFYARWHFGSASGIYNLSDVLWIDNVLKTRQGTAVSLGILFLHIAQELKLPLNPVVFPTQLILRADWINQKKCFINPFNGEILDKHTLEVWLKGNISPTAELYENDLYKSESITVIRKMLDTLKSALMEEKKMELALNVANLLLQIDPNDPYEIRDRGLIYAQLECNHVALTDLIYFVEHCPEDPISEIIKIQIHSIEQKKIILH; this comes from the coding sequence ATGAAATCTCTTTCTAATATTGATTTTTCTAAATTATCACTTTTTGAATCTATTATTGTTGCTTCTCAAGCTATTCGAGAAGACTTTCCTTCGAATTGTGTTTTATCTGAACTAAACAATAAAATAAAAGAAGCTGAATCTTATGTTTCATCTGAAATCGAACCTAACCGAAAATTAGAAAAATTGTTAGAATTATTTTATGCCCGCTGGCATTTTGGTAGCGCAAGTGGTATTTATAATCTTTCAGATGTACTATGGATTGATAATGTACTAAAAACGCGACAAGGTACTGCGGTATCTTTAGGTATTCTTTTTTTGCATATTGCTCAAGAATTAAAATTGCCATTAAATCCAGTTGTTTTTCCTACTCAGCTTATTTTAAGAGCAGATTGGATCAATCAAAAAAAATGTTTTATTAATCCTTTTAATGGAGAGATTTTAGATAAACATACGTTAGAAGTTTGGTTGAAAGGCAATATTAGTCCAACAGCGGAATTATATGAAAATGATTTGTACAAATCTGAATCCATTACTGTGATCCGAAAAATGTTAGATACATTAAAATCTGCTTTAATGGAAGAAAAGAAAATGGAATTAGCATTAAATGTTGCCAATTTATTGTTACAAATTGATCCAAACGATCCATATGAAATTCGTGATAGAGGACTAATATATGCACAATTAGAATGTAATCATGTTGCTTTAACAGATTTAATCTATTTTGTCGAACATTGTCCCGAAGATCCAATTAGTGAAATTATTAAAATTCAAATTCATTCTATTGAACAAAAAAAAATTATATTACATTAA
- the nadE gene encoding ammonia-dependent NAD(+) synthetase, producing the protein MTLQKKIIELLGVKPVIIPEIEINNCIDFLKKYLINHIYIKSLIVGISGGQDSTLTAKLCQITAERLRKEEKDITYQFIALRLPYGIQSDEKDCQDAINFIRPDQVFNINIKQSVLSSEKSLKKSGIIISDYVRGNEKARERMKVQYSVAAVKKGLVVGTGHAAENITGFFTKYGDSGTDINPIAKLNKRQVRSLLKKLNCPKHLYLKTPMADLEDEHPQQDDESILGVTYNIIDSYLEGKKIDCTSQKIIERLYLNTLHKRNLPVTP; encoded by the coding sequence ATGACTCTTCAAAAAAAAATTATTGAGCTACTCGGAGTAAAACCAGTTATTATACCAGAAATCGAAATTAATAATTGTATTGATTTTTTAAAAAAATATTTGATTAATCATATCTATATAAAATCTTTAATAGTTGGTATTAGTGGAGGACAAGACTCCACGTTAACCGCAAAGTTATGTCAAATAACTGCGGAAAGATTAAGAAAAGAAGAAAAAGACATTACGTATCAATTTATTGCATTACGCTTACCATACGGCATTCAATCTGATGAAAAAGACTGTCAAGATGCAATTAATTTTATACGTCCCGACCAAGTTTTTAACATTAATATCAAACAATCGGTTTTAAGTAGTGAAAAATCTTTAAAAAAATCCGGAATTATTATTTCCGATTATGTAAGAGGTAACGAAAAAGCTAGAGAAAGAATGAAAGTACAATACAGTGTTGCTGCTGTCAAAAAAGGTCTTGTAGTCGGAACAGGTCATGCAGCGGAAAATATCACTGGATTTTTTACAAAATATGGAGATAGTGGAACAGATATTAATCCTATTGCTAAATTAAATAAACGACAAGTTCGATCATTATTAAAAAAATTAAATTGTCCAAAGCATTTATATTTAAAAACACCTATGGCTGATTTAGAAGATGAGCATCCACAACAAGATGACGAATCTATTTTAGGTGTTACATATAATATAATTGATTCTTATTTAGAAGGAAAAAAAATAGATTGCACAAGCCAAAAAATTATTGAAAGATTATACTTGAACACATTACATAAACGTAATCTACCAGTTACACCATAA
- a CDS encoding acetate kinase — MDKKLKNLIFVLNCGSSSIKFAILNPNNEKKYLSGVVECLFLSETYITWQFLGIKYKKKIGSNINHQEAVNFIIDQVLPQEKDIFKNLIGIGHRVVHGGTKIKKTTLIDNNIIQYIEDAVSFAPLHNPANLIGIKIMIEKYPSLAKKNVAVFDTSFYQDMPETSFLYAIPYNFYKEHGIRRYGAHGTSHNYVAHKTSIILNKKFSSLNIITCHLGNGASVSAICNGICVDTSMGLTPLEGLVMGTRSGDLDPSIIFFMNKQLNLNIDEIEMILNKKSGLLGLSGISSDFRYFEKNYNHKKHAKRSVDIFCHRLSKYISAYMSLMENRLDALIFTGGIGENVPLIRELTLSRLSLLGFNIDHELNLYTIRGKSGLISKSTSRSVFVIATDEELAIAQETSNIISRK, encoded by the coding sequence CTGGATAAAAAATTGAAAAATTTAATTTTTGTATTAAATTGTGGTAGTTCCTCTATAAAATTTGCAATATTAAACCCTAATAATGAAAAAAAATATTTGTCTGGTGTAGTAGAATGTTTGTTTTTATCAGAAACATATATTACATGGCAGTTTTTAGGGATAAAATATAAAAAAAAAATAGGTTCAAACATTAACCATCAAGAAGCTGTAAATTTTATTATAGATCAAGTATTACCACAAGAAAAAGATATTTTTAAAAATTTAATAGGTATAGGACATAGAGTAGTACATGGAGGAACTAAAATAAAAAAAACGACTTTGATTGATAATAATATCATTCAATATATTGAAGATGCAGTTTCTTTTGCTCCATTGCATAATCCAGCAAATTTAATTGGCATTAAAATAATGATAGAGAAATATCCTAGTTTAGCAAAAAAAAATGTAGCAGTTTTTGATACATCTTTTTATCAAGATATGCCTGAAACTTCTTTTCTATATGCAATACCGTATAATTTTTATAAAGAACATGGTATCAGACGTTATGGTGCTCATGGTACTAGTCATAATTATGTTGCTCATAAGACTTCTATTATATTGAATAAGAAATTTAGTTCTTTAAATATTATAACATGTCATTTAGGTAATGGGGCCTCTGTTTCTGCGATTTGTAATGGAATATGTGTAGATACTTCAATGGGACTAACTCCTTTAGAAGGATTAGTAATGGGCACAAGAAGCGGTGATTTAGATCCCTCTATTATTTTTTTTATGAACAAACAGCTTAATTTAAATATTGATGAAATTGAGATGATTTTAAATAAAAAATCAGGATTATTAGGTTTAAGCGGTATTAGTAGTGATTTTCGCTATTTTGAAAAAAATTATAATCATAAAAAACATGCTAAAAGATCCGTAGATATTTTTTGCCATCGTTTATCTAAGTATATTTCTGCTTATATGAGTTTAATGGAAAATCGTTTAGACGCTTTGATTTTTACTGGTGGTATCGGTGAAAATGTACCTTTGATTAGAGAGTTAACTCTGTCTAGATTATCGCTATTAGGTTTTAATATTGATCATGAACTTAATTTATATACTATAAGAGGCAAATCAGGATTAATTTCTAAATCTACTTCTCGTTCAGTATTCGTAATTGCAACAGACGAGGAATTAGCAATAGCTCAAGAAACTAGTAATATAATTAGCAGGAAATAG